One window of the Shewanella maritima genome contains the following:
- a CDS encoding response regulator, producing MNEIQEKQKILIVEDDHDIAENLALFYRHQNFETLHIDDGNNVTQAVSTYQPDLIILDIMLPNKTGIECCDEIRQFSNVPIIMLTAKCNQSDKNLGLSTGADDYVCKPFDTMELILRSKTLLARSQGTVSFSKLTVDTEKGKVVYQDKKVELSTLEASLFSLLYNKPDRIYSRDEILDLAYPQYRHITDRTIDSHVKKIRNKFKEAGITENPIESVYGAGYRFCLC from the coding sequence ATGAACGAAATACAAGAAAAACAAAAAATTCTGATTGTCGAAGATGATCATGATATTGCCGAAAATCTGGCATTATTTTATCGTCACCAAAACTTTGAAACACTGCATATTGATGATGGCAACAATGTCACTCAAGCTGTTTCTACCTACCAACCTGATCTGATTATCTTAGATATAATGCTACCCAATAAAACTGGGATAGAGTGTTGTGACGAGATAAGACAGTTTAGCAATGTGCCCATAATCATGCTCACAGCCAAGTGCAATCAGTCTGATAAAAATCTCGGCCTAAGTACCGGTGCGGATGACTATGTCTGCAAACCATTTGATACCATGGAGCTGATCCTTCGCTCCAAAACACTATTGGCTCGCAGCCAAGGTACGGTGAGCTTTTCAAAGCTCACCGTAGACACAGAGAAAGGCAAGGTGGTTTATCAGGACAAAAAAGTCGAGTTATCCACCCTTGAGGCAAGCTTGTTCTCGCTGCTATACAACAAGCCAGACAGGATCTATTCGCGCGACGAAATATTAGACCTAGCCTACCCTCAATACCGTCATATTACAGATAGAACCATCGACAGCCATGTCAAAAAAATTCGTAATAAATTTAAAGAAGCCGGTATTACTGAAAACCCGATAGAATCGGTCTATGGAGCAGGCTATCGCTTCTGTCTTTGCTAA
- a CDS encoding tetratricopeptide repeat protein, translating into MHSINSALGLCFKVLFFVACIQSIIIFQVQAQAQTQAQPPLTSNIEAQLNDITSASKSAEQQVEQIIKTATGDDLVHAQIKLVSIYRRSGQQAKSEQLLNDLVSALPGYNNELKVKVLISTALFERHKNNYAKAAEIIIDQALPIALPDAIELGRLYQLAGSFLRLQMKLKEAKEYFLIALDIYQQNEDHHNEARIFSQLGTLYESQGDLVLAAEYQIRAMRYFETTNDIGELAGNYFNLGELYYRAHDYSKSLTFYLKALDYDKQLNSIQDMGFDYHRIGSIYLQTNDFDKAIDYTNQAINIFISESANQLLSRSHLQMAKIYQKLNDNSQRFKHLTIAVEKALLAPTDHQLRHVWHDLGAYYLEEFDYPKAKQYLEKSLIISNKLGLLDHQLSDNELLSNIHHELGEYDDAHQHLEAAFKIKLQLHSEQRIKEIEKHKRDINLLEEQVKVAKLQEENRAVEAEAQAHKTISQGVIFISFVLLLLFSVLIYFFYQRRKLAVLKASLYQDALNQKNQILADVSHELRTPLTALKLQVDALKYQLVDDVDVSYQKLGTKIDDLNHLISDIYELALSDVNGLSFEARQVDFVPILMNWGEEFEHYANAEGFEWHLSINADTAPVNIDTDRIKQVLSNLLTNSIKYTDAPGQISLSLDVSSNNLLLVLKDSSPGVPDKELEKIFERLYRVEKSRNRRTGGSGLGLSISQNIIQAHDGTISASQSDLGGLAVTITIPLCHG; encoded by the coding sequence ATGCATTCAATCAACAGCGCTTTGGGTTTATGCTTTAAAGTGCTGTTTTTCGTCGCTTGCATTCAAAGTATCATTATTTTTCAGGTTCAGGCTCAAGCGCAAACACAAGCCCAACCTCCCCTCACCTCTAACATTGAAGCTCAGCTTAATGACATAACATCGGCTTCGAAAAGTGCAGAGCAGCAGGTTGAGCAAATCATCAAAACTGCGACAGGTGACGACCTTGTTCACGCACAAATAAAGTTGGTGTCTATTTATCGCAGAAGCGGCCAGCAAGCCAAATCAGAACAGCTGTTAAATGATCTCGTCTCAGCGCTTCCAGGCTATAACAATGAGCTAAAAGTTAAAGTGCTCATCAGTACAGCGCTTTTTGAAAGACACAAAAATAACTATGCTAAAGCCGCTGAAATTATTATCGACCAGGCCTTACCTATCGCTTTGCCTGACGCCATTGAACTTGGGCGTTTATATCAATTAGCTGGCTCATTTCTTCGCCTGCAAATGAAGCTAAAAGAAGCTAAAGAATACTTCTTAATTGCCCTAGATATTTATCAGCAAAACGAAGATCATCACAACGAAGCGCGGATATTTAGCCAACTTGGTACATTGTACGAGTCGCAAGGCGATTTAGTTTTAGCCGCAGAATATCAAATTAGAGCCATGCGCTACTTTGAAACAACAAACGACATTGGAGAGCTCGCGGGCAACTACTTTAATCTAGGTGAGCTTTATTACCGCGCTCACGACTACAGCAAGTCGCTAACCTTTTACCTCAAAGCACTGGATTACGATAAACAGCTCAATAGCATTCAAGACATGGGATTTGATTACCACCGAATCGGCAGTATCTATCTTCAAACCAATGATTTTGACAAAGCCATTGACTACACCAATCAAGCTATCAATATTTTCATAAGTGAATCTGCCAACCAACTGCTATCTCGCTCTCACCTGCAGATGGCGAAGATATACCAAAAACTTAACGATAATAGTCAGCGCTTCAAGCACTTAACCATAGCGGTAGAAAAGGCTCTGCTCGCACCAACCGACCATCAATTACGGCATGTGTGGCATGACCTAGGTGCTTATTATTTAGAAGAATTTGATTACCCAAAAGCAAAACAATACCTAGAAAAGTCACTCATTATCTCCAACAAGCTTGGTCTGCTAGATCACCAGTTAAGCGATAATGAACTACTTAGTAATATTCATCATGAACTGGGTGAATACGATGACGCGCACCAGCATTTAGAGGCTGCTTTTAAGATAAAACTGCAGCTTCATTCAGAGCAAAGAATTAAAGAGATCGAAAAACATAAGCGTGATATCAACCTACTTGAAGAACAAGTCAAGGTCGCAAAATTACAGGAAGAAAATAGAGCCGTAGAGGCCGAAGCCCAGGCGCATAAAACTATTTCTCAAGGGGTGATATTTATCTCATTTGTGCTGCTTTTACTGTTTTCGGTGCTGATTTACTTTTTCTATCAACGCCGTAAATTAGCCGTATTAAAAGCCAGCCTTTATCAAGATGCATTAAACCAAAAAAACCAGATTCTAGCAGACGTTTCTCACGAGCTACGTACACCGTTAACCGCGCTAAAATTGCAGGTGGATGCGCTTAAATATCAATTGGTTGATGATGTAGATGTTAGCTACCAAAAGCTCGGCACTAAAATTGATGATTTGAATCATCTGATTAGCGACATATATGAGCTCGCCCTATCTGATGTGAATGGTTTATCGTTTGAAGCGAGACAAGTCGACTTTGTACCAATCTTAATGAACTGGGGCGAAGAGTTTGAGCACTATGCTAATGCTGAAGGCTTCGAGTGGCATCTGTCTATTAATGCCGACACAGCGCCAGTGAATATCGATACAGACCGCATCAAACAAGTGTTATCGAATTTGCTCACAAACAGTATTAAATACACAGACGCACCCGGCCAAATCTCATTAAGCCTAGATGTTAGTTCGAACAATTTACTACTGGTATTGAAAGACAGCTCACCCGGCGTACCAGATAAAGAGCTCGAAAAGATATTTGAACGACTCTACCGAGTAGAGAAGTCGCGCAATAGACGAACTGGTGGCTCAGGCTTAGGGCTGTCCATCAGCCAAAACATTATCCAAGCCCACGACGGCACTATCTCCGCCTCACAAAGTGACCTAGGCGGTCTGGCTGTGACGATAACCATCCCACTCTGTCATGGTTAA